The following are from one region of the Candidatus Acidulodesulfobacterium ferriphilum genome:
- a CDS encoding sulfurtransferase TusA family protein, translating into MDNNRKIDITGMCCSVPIIKISRELKDMQSGDILLALSDKVSMENDIPAFCRQSGNELLGLETSEQDQKLPEGTIAFYIKKG; encoded by the coding sequence ATGGATAATAACCGTAAAATCGATATTACGGGCATGTGTTGCTCCGTTCCGATAATAAAGATATCCAGAGAGCTTAAGGATATGCAAAGCGGGGATATTTTGTTAGCCCTTTCGGATAAAGTTTCTATGGAAAACGATATTCCAGCTTTTTGCAGGCAGTCCGGAAATGAGCTTCTCGGCTTGGAAACCTCCGAGCAAGACCAAAAATTGCCTGAAGGCACGATTGCATTTTACATTAAAAAGGGATAA
- a CDS encoding TetR/AcrR family transcriptional regulator, whose amino-acid sequence MKKNEVKRKEIIDASFELMLTKGYEGTSIQDITDKINATKGLIYHYFDSKKDVAAAVIEEAIKPAYNEFWGHTWNELYGGGENPLENIIAVIDKLYEKKAGEFSKTGCPLGNLILELSAKDIYLSRLTNEILIVWHTHIEKALLKAKEKGIIGKDADIINIGNFIIAGVEGCVMLSKSKQNKEVLKGCFDTLKNYIRSLQL is encoded by the coding sequence ATGAAAAAAAATGAGGTTAAAAGAAAAGAGATAATAGACGCATCCTTTGAGCTTATGCTTACGAAAGGTTACGAAGGCACGTCCATTCAGGATATTACCGATAAGATAAACGCCACTAAGGGCTTAATCTATCACTATTTCGATTCTAAAAAAGATGTTGCCGCCGCAGTCATAGAAGAAGCGATAAAACCCGCCTATAACGAATTCTGGGGACATACTTGGAACGAGCTGTACGGCGGCGGTGAAAATCCTTTAGAAAACATCATTGCCGTCATTGATAAACTTTATGAAAAAAAAGCAGGGGAATTTTCAAAGACCGGCTGCCCCCTCGGAAACCTGATACTCGAATTATCTGCGAAAGATATATATCTTTCACGTCTGACCAATGAAATTCTTATTGTATGGCATACCCATATAGAGAAGGCATTGCTTAAGGCAAAGGAAAAAGGGATTATCGGCAAAGACGCCGATATAATTAATATCGGTAATTTTATAATAGCAGGAGTCGAAGGCTGCGTTATGCTTTCCAAATCTAAACAAAACAAAGAAGTGTTAAAGGGGTGCTTCGATACCTTAAAAAACTATATAAGGTCGTTGCAATTATAA
- a CDS encoding cysteine hydrolase gives MKNIDGIPVYETLREIVDPSRSCLVIWDVQNATAERVFNKDEFIKNLKNFTGRLRGKMPFIYSKIATDLPKGFASSWSYYWRMKMFNVSNPDDMFKTAFSSGAMEICRDVKPFEGDIVIDKYTASLFVGTYFEHLLRNRGITTVIFTGIATEIGIESSARDASNKGFYPVIVSDCVSSMGKENHERSLKNMESMFFICENSHDIVEAALN, from the coding sequence ATGAAAAATATTGACGGAATACCGGTATATGAGACCCTGCGGGAAATAGTAGATCCGTCCCGCAGCTGCCTTGTCATCTGGGATGTGCAGAATGCGACCGCCGAACGCGTATTCAATAAAGATGAATTTATAAAAAATCTTAAAAACTTCACTGGCAGATTAAGGGGCAAAATGCCTTTTATCTACAGTAAAATTGCCACAGACCTTCCCAAAGGCTTTGCATCTTCTTGGTCTTATTACTGGAGGATGAAAATGTTTAACGTAAGCAATCCCGACGATATGTTCAAGACTGCGTTTTCTTCCGGAGCAATGGAAATATGCAGGGATGTAAAACCGTTCGAAGGCGATATAGTAATAGATAAATATACCGCAAGCCTATTTGTCGGGACGTATTTCGAGCATTTATTGAGGAATAGGGGGATAACAACGGTAATATTTACGGGGATAGCGACTGAAATCGGCATAGAATCTTCCGCAAGAGATGCGTCGAACAAGGGTTTTTATCCCGTCATTGTTTCCGATTGCGTTTCGTCAATGGGCAAAGAAAACCATGAGAGGTCACTTAAGAATATGGAAAGCATGTTTTTTATCTGTGAAAATTCGCATGATATTGTGGAAGCCGCCCTTAATTAA
- a CDS encoding aldo/keto reductase, which yields MQYARLGKTGLKVSRLCLGAMTFGFKFRNIGAVGQDDANIMVKKAYESGINFFDTADMYSFGQSEEILGNALKELNAPREKFVIATKVRSPLSEEAMKGTGDINNAGLSRKHIMEACNNSLKRLKTDYIDLYQVHGWDSSCEMEETLEVLNDLVRQGKVLYPGVSNWSARHIMKALYLAKAKNFSRFVSLQAYYSLAGRDLEHELLPLCNEEGLGVLPWSPLSGGFLTGKYTRQNPKPAGARRSEFSFPPIDERSYDAIDVLSEIAKHKSISIPQASLAWLLAQKGVTSVIIGANKMSQLEDNLKSTEISLTDEEIKKLSDATKPKKLYPQWMIEWQNERRSLNPDELNMS from the coding sequence ATGCAATATGCAAGGCTTGGCAAAACGGGACTTAAGGTTTCAAGGCTCTGCCTTGGAGCTATGACATTCGGGTTCAAATTTAGAAACATCGGCGCGGTCGGACAGGATGACGCAAATATTATGGTTAAAAAGGCCTATGAATCCGGTATAAATTTTTTTGACACGGCGGATATGTATTCATTCGGGCAATCGGAAGAAATCCTTGGAAACGCATTAAAAGAGCTTAACGCGCCGAGAGAAAAATTCGTCATCGCCACAAAGGTTCGTTCGCCTTTAAGCGAAGAAGCTATGAAAGGAACAGGTGATATAAACAATGCCGGACTTTCAAGAAAACACATAATGGAAGCCTGCAATAACAGCTTAAAAAGATTAAAGACGGACTATATCGACCTTTATCAGGTGCACGGCTGGGACTCGTCCTGCGAAATGGAAGAAACGCTGGAGGTGCTAAACGACTTGGTAAGGCAGGGAAAAGTATTGTATCCGGGCGTTTCAAACTGGAGCGCAAGGCACATAATGAAAGCCCTATATTTAGCCAAAGCCAAAAATTTCAGCCGTTTTGTTTCTCTTCAGGCATATTATTCTTTGGCGGGAAGAGACTTGGAACACGAACTTCTTCCTTTGTGCAACGAGGAAGGACTCGGCGTTCTTCCGTGGTCTCCGTTATCGGGAGGCTTTTTGACCGGCAAATATACCCGCCAAAACCCGAAACCGGCCGGAGCGAGGAGAAGCGAGTTTAGTTTTCCGCCCATAGACGAGAGGAGTTATGACGCAATAGATGTATTGTCCGAAATAGCTAAACATAAAAGTATCTCGATTCCTCAGGCGTCGCTTGCATGGCTTTTGGCTCAAAAAGGCGTTACATCGGTTATTATAGGCGCAAACAAAATGTCCCAGCTTGAGGATAACCTTAAATCCACGGAGATAAGCCTGACGGATGAGGAAATTAAAAAACTTTCAGATGCAACGAAGCCCAAAAAATTATATCCGCAATGGATGATTGAATGGCAGAATGAAAGAAGATCGCTGAATCCCGATGAATTAAATATGAGTTAA
- a CDS encoding YjbQ family protein produces METHNFSIKTGKRTELIDITGAIEGFVLKSSNAAGLCLIYSPHTTTGIIINEAYDPDVAFDINYFLDNLVPKNLPYRHSEGNSDAHIKSSIIGNSRIIPYSDNKLNLGRWEGIFFCEFDGPRQRNINLTFV; encoded by the coding sequence ATGGAAACGCATAATTTTTCGATAAAAACCGGCAAAAGAACCGAACTAATCGATATTACAGGAGCAATCGAAGGTTTTGTTTTAAAATCTTCAAATGCCGCAGGATTATGCCTGATTTATTCTCCCCACACGACTACGGGCATTATTATTAATGAGGCATACGACCCCGATGTTGCTTTCGATATAAATTATTTTTTAGATAATTTAGTGCCGAAAAATCTTCCTTACCGCCATAGCGAAGGAAATTCGGATGCCCATATAAAATCGTCGATAATAGGAAATTCAAGGATTATACCCTATTCTGACAATAAACTGAATCTCGGAAGATGGGAAGGGATTTTTTTCTGCGAATTTGACGGGCCAAGACAAAGAAATATAAATTTAACTTTCGTTTAG
- a CDS encoding DUF2784 family protein, producing the protein MINTLYSIAISTVYVIHLLYALVIVIGFILIIIGFFAGWRWIRNFTFRLIHLSMIGIVAVEAMFNVECPLTWLEYKLMSLDHIKHGSMPFIAGMADKVLYYNFPIWLFNAIYIIFGLIVVIAWFIMPPVLSRNN; encoded by the coding sequence ATGATTAACACTCTGTATTCCATTGCAATATCAACCGTTTATGTTATCCACCTGCTATACGCGCTTGTAATCGTCATCGGCTTTATATTAATAATAATCGGCTTTTTTGCGGGTTGGCGCTGGATTAGAAATTTTACCTTCAGGTTAATTCATCTCTCGATGATAGGAATTGTTGCGGTAGAAGCCATGTTTAATGTCGAATGCCCTCTAACATGGCTTGAATATAAGCTGATGTCCTTAGACCACATAAAGCATGGCTCCATGCCGTTTATCGCGGGCATGGCGGACAAGGTTTTATATTACAATTTTCCAATCTGGTTATTTAATGCAATATATATAATATTTGGGCTGATCGTTGTTATTGCATGGTTTATAATGCCGCCTGTTCTTTCGAGAAATAATTAG
- a CDS encoding alcohol dehydrogenase, whose translation MKSMVLTKISDFKINQNPLDYTNAKTPEINKNEVLVKVNACAVCHTELDEIEGRIKPIKLPVIPGHQIVGRVIEIGSEVKKLKKNDRVGIGWINSACGRCEYCKSGFENLCPDFAATGKDVNGGYAEYTKISEDYAALIPENFTDEEASPLLCAGAVGYRALKLTNIKDKTNLGFLGFGASNHLVLKIAKAIYPDLKLFVFARSGSERKLAAELGAYWSGDIQETPPEKLNAIIDTTPVWKPVVEILKNLKPNGRLVINNIRKEDFDKDYLINIDYSRDLWMEKEIKSVANVTFDDIKEVLKIASNHDIKPEIRIFNLEEANIALNEIKNKKIFGAKVLKIS comes from the coding sequence ATGAAATCTATGGTATTAACTAAAATATCCGATTTTAAAATAAATCAAAATCCTTTAGATTATACAAACGCCAAAACGCCGGAAATTAACAAAAACGAGGTGTTAGTTAAGGTAAATGCCTGCGCCGTATGCCATACCGAATTAGATGAAATCGAAGGCAGGATTAAACCGATTAAGTTGCCTGTTATTCCCGGTCATCAAATTGTCGGAAGGGTAATTGAAATAGGAAGCGAGGTAAAAAAGCTGAAGAAAAACGACAGGGTAGGAATCGGCTGGATTAATTCCGCCTGCGGAAGGTGCGAATACTGCAAGAGCGGTTTTGAAAACTTGTGTCCCGATTTTGCCGCTACCGGAAAAGATGTGAACGGCGGTTATGCCGAATACACGAAAATAAGTGAGGATTATGCAGCTTTGATTCCTGAAAATTTCACCGATGAAGAGGCTTCGCCTTTGTTATGCGCAGGCGCAGTCGGATACAGGGCTTTAAAATTAACAAATATTAAAGATAAAACGAATTTAGGTTTTCTCGGATTCGGGGCTTCGAATCATTTGGTTTTGAAGATAGCAAAAGCAATTTATCCCGATTTAAAGCTGTTCGTTTTTGCAAGATCGGGAAGCGAAAGAAAACTCGCCGCGGAGCTTGGCGCGTACTGGAGTGGCGATATTCAGGAAACGCCGCCCGAAAAGCTAAACGCGATTATCGATACCACGCCGGTATGGAAGCCCGTTGTGGAGATTTTAAAAAATTTAAAGCCGAACGGGCGGCTCGTTATAAATAACATAAGAAAGGAAGATTTCGATAAAGATTATCTTATAAATATAGATTATTCAAGAGATTTATGGATGGAAAAGGAGATAAAATCGGTTGCAAATGTAACTTTTGACGACATCAAAGAGGTTTTAAAGATTGCGTCTAATCATGATATTAAACCGGAAATTCGGATTTTTAACTTAGAGGAAGCAAATATTGCTTTAAACGAGATAAAAAATAAAAAGATTTTCGGTGCCAAAGTTTTGAAAATTTCATAA
- a CDS encoding ferredoxin family protein yields MKYLKNVSSLKFFAEKCTNCFVCIDVCPHGVFRLKNKKVGVADKDLCMECGACALNCKYGAISVNSGVGCASGIINGMISGGAPSCDCDSSLSKECC; encoded by the coding sequence ATGAAATATCTTAAGAATGTATCGAGCCTTAAATTTTTTGCCGAAAAATGCACTAACTGTTTTGTATGCATCGACGTATGTCCCCATGGAGTATTTCGACTAAAAAATAAAAAAGTCGGCGTTGCCGATAAGGACTTATGTATGGAATGCGGCGCCTGCGCCCTTAACTGCAAATATGGGGCAATTTCCGTAAATTCCGGAGTAGGATGCGCATCGGGCATAATAAACGGGATGATAAGCGGCGGCGCGCCTTCGTGCGACTGCGACAGCTCGTTGTCCAAGGAATGTTGTTAA
- a CDS encoding acetyl-CoA synthase subunit gamma, which translates to MINENINILEFCKKPDQFEKVNRVSSEWSRPDYSGSIKCRISNSFRMKYRIKPGLYAVGEPDANSEVFASANYKLSFDILRKALSGLSAWILVLDTKGINVWCAAGKGTFGTEELVKRIGGVKLGNFLNHRRIILPQLGAVGVNADSVFKRTGFKVYFGPVYAEDIKAYLNSGRRKTPEMRKIKFSILDRLILTPREIIPAMNKFIIFAAIILLFFGIQPTGILFKSAWVYGEPFLLLGLVSIIAGSFITPAALPFIPFRSFALKGWITGMLLTAPVIFLFNSPELKNILIFISAILFFPMASSYLALQFTGSTTFTNMSGVKKELKTALPVYLISTVISIVLLIIYKLHKLAVI; encoded by the coding sequence ATGATTAATGAAAACATAAATATTTTAGAGTTTTGTAAAAAGCCGGACCAGTTTGAAAAGGTTAACAGGGTTTCTTCGGAGTGGTCGCGCCCGGATTATTCAGGCTCCATAAAATGCAGGATAAGTAATTCGTTCAGGATGAAATATAGGATTAAACCGGGGCTGTATGCTGTCGGCGAACCGGATGCGAATTCCGAGGTATTTGCAAGCGCAAATTATAAATTAAGCTTCGATATTCTTAGAAAAGCATTAAGCGGCTTGAGTGCGTGGATATTAGTATTAGATACAAAAGGAATAAATGTCTGGTGCGCCGCAGGAAAAGGGACATTCGGCACCGAAGAGCTTGTAAAGCGGATAGGCGGGGTTAAACTCGGAAATTTTTTAAATCACAGGCGGATAATACTTCCCCAGCTTGGAGCGGTCGGCGTTAATGCCGATTCCGTTTTTAAACGGACGGGGTTTAAAGTTTATTTCGGTCCCGTGTATGCAGAAGACATTAAAGCTTATTTAAATTCCGGCAGAAGAAAAACTCCGGAAATGAGAAAAATTAAATTTTCTATTTTAGACAGGCTTATTCTTACGCCGAGAGAAATTATTCCGGCAATGAATAAATTTATTATTTTTGCAGCTATTATACTTTTATTTTTCGGTATTCAGCCGACGGGCATTTTATTTAAAAGCGCATGGGTTTACGGAGAGCCTTTTCTGTTGCTTGGACTTGTTAGTATTATAGCAGGTTCGTTTATAACTCCCGCCGCCCTTCCTTTTATACCTTTTCGTTCATTTGCCTTAAAAGGCTGGATAACCGGAATGTTATTAACCGCCCCTGTAATTTTCCTGTTTAATTCACCAGAGCTAAAAAATATTCTAATTTTTATCTCGGCAATTCTTTTCTTTCCTATGGCAAGCTCGTATTTAGCATTGCAATTTACGGGTTCTACGACATTTACAAATATGTCCGGAGTAAAAAAGGAATTGAAAACAGCCCTGCCGGTTTATTTAATATCTACTGTTATATCTATTGTTTTGTTGATAATTTATAAACTTCATAAATTGGCGGTTATATGA
- a CDS encoding arsenate reductase ArsC, with translation MKIIFLCAGNSARSQMAEGFTRDLKEKIYKDKNLIILSAGVSPKPVNPLTVKVMAEKGIDLTEYKSKSLDDIDLTNADYIITLCGDAKDNCPYVGAKTKNLHWDLLDPANVEGSEEEKLDFFRKIRDEIEIRVKDFLKTII, from the coding sequence ATGAAAATCATATTTTTATGCGCGGGAAACTCTGCAAGAAGTCAAATGGCAGAAGGATTTACCAGAGATTTAAAGGAAAAGATTTACAAAGATAAAAATTTGATAATTTTGAGCGCAGGGGTATCCCCCAAGCCGGTAAATCCATTAACTGTAAAGGTTATGGCTGAAAAAGGCATCGACTTAACCGAATATAAATCAAAATCTTTGGACGATATAGATTTAACAAATGCCGATTATATAATTACTTTGTGCGGAGATGCTAAAGATAACTGTCCGTATGTAGGGGCAAAAACTAAAAATCTTCACTGGGATTTATTGGATCCTGCGAATGTCGAGGGAAGCGAAGAAGAAAAACTTGATTTTTTTAGAAAAATCAGGGATGAAATTGAAATTAGAGTAAAAGATTTTCTAAAAACTATTATTTAA
- a CDS encoding arsenic transporter: MIFAIAIFLFTLFLVIKKPYNIGIGYSAVIGAVLAFIFGIIQYIDIFKVIDIVWDATFTFVATIIISLILDEVGFFEWAALHIARFAGGSGRKLFIYVILLGALVAALFANDGAALIITPIVYEKMKALKFNRKNMLPFIIAGGFIADTASLPLKTSNLVNIVSTDYFNIGFFTYFINMFTPDIFSIVISACALYLFFRKDIPARYDVGSLKIPKDAIKDEKLFKYSFLILVLLLGGYFASEFLNLPVSLFAIMFAIIFSFMGFKSPAVNLKSVFKNAPWSIVIFSIGMYLVVFGLKNVGLTELLGRSISYFSRFGGFVLTIYTGYLAAFVSSIMNNMPTVMINSLAIHSANLKSIMLKPAVYANVIGCDLGPKITPIGSLATLLWLNVLERKGIKISWGYYFKIGIILTIPVLFVTLLGLYLGMLVKF; this comes from the coding sequence ATTATTTTTGCCATAGCCATTTTTCTATTCACGCTTTTTCTTGTTATAAAAAAGCCCTACAATATAGGAATAGGTTACAGCGCCGTAATAGGCGCGGTTTTAGCCTTTATTTTCGGCATAATACAATATATCGATATTTTCAAAGTTATTGATATTGTATGGGATGCGACATTTACTTTCGTGGCCACGATAATTATATCTTTAATACTTGACGAAGTCGGTTTTTTTGAATGGGCGGCACTGCATATTGCAAGATTTGCGGGGGGAAGCGGCAGAAAATTATTTATATACGTTATACTTCTTGGAGCATTAGTTGCCGCTTTATTTGCTAATGACGGAGCCGCGCTTATTATCACGCCTATAGTATATGAAAAGATGAAGGCGCTTAAATTTAACAGGAAAAATATGCTTCCGTTTATTATAGCGGGAGGATTTATTGCCGATACGGCATCGCTTCCGTTAAAAACTTCAAACCTTGTAAATATTGTATCAACGGATTATTTCAATATAGGTTTTTTTACATATTTTATAAATATGTTTACACCCGATATCTTCTCTATTGTAATTTCGGCTTGCGCGCTTTATCTTTTTTTCAGGAAAGATATTCCCGCCCGTTATGATGTCGGTTCATTAAAAATACCTAAAGATGCCATAAAAGACGAAAAACTTTTTAAATATTCTTTTTTAATTCTGGTTTTGCTTTTAGGCGGTTATTTTGCAAGCGAGTTTCTTAACCTTCCCGTTTCGCTTTTTGCAATAATGTTTGCAATTATATTTTCTTTTATGGGTTTTAAGAGCCCGGCCGTTAATTTAAAAAGTGTGTTTAAAAACGCCCCGTGGAGCATAGTGATATTTTCAATCGGAATGTATCTTGTTGTTTTTGGTTTAAAGAATGTAGGCTTAACCGAGCTGCTCGGCAGGTCTATTTCTTATTTTTCCCGTTTCGGCGGTTTTGTTTTAACGATTTATACAGGGTATTTGGCTGCTTTTGTGTCTTCGATTATGAATAATATGCCGACGGTAATGATAAATTCCCTTGCGATTCATTCGGCAAATCTTAAAAGCATAATGCTGAAACCTGCCGTATATGCTAATGTTATAGGATGCGATTTGGGACCTAAAATTACGCCGATCGGTTCGCTGGCGACTTTATTATGGCTTAATGTATTGGAAAGAAAAGGAATTAAAATAAGCTGGGGTTATTACTTTAAAATAGGAATAATTTTAACAATCCCCGTATTATTTGTTACGCTTTTGGGTCTTTATTTGGGAATGCTGGTGAAATTTTAA
- the arsD gene encoding arsenite efflux transporter metallochaperone ArsD: MNKIVFEIFDPALCCSTGVCGPNPDEKLIKARNLIDKLKADFGEYIEIKRQTISQEPKKFLENPSVQLLIKNEGKAALPVCILNGKVITYGRYPEEKEVYSYISSLSS, encoded by the coding sequence ATGAATAAGATTGTTTTTGAGATTTTTGACCCGGCGCTTTGTTGTTCCACCGGCGTTTGCGGTCCAAATCCAGATGAAAAACTTATAAAAGCAAGGAATTTAATCGACAAATTGAAAGCGGATTTCGGCGAATATATTGAAATCAAAAGACAGACAATATCGCAGGAACCAAAGAAATTCCTTGAAAATCCTTCGGTTCAGCTCTTAATTAAAAATGAAGGCAAAGCCGCCCTGCCGGTTTGCATCTTAAACGGAAAGGTTATAACATACGGGAGATACCCCGAAGAAAAAGAGGTTTATAGTTATATTTCTTCGTTATCTTCGTAA
- a CDS encoding transcriptional regulator, which yields MTKDELVLKNFFKLLGDESKFKIVSELKNGEKCVCVIYNELGMEQTLVSHHLSALKKAGLINGRKAGKWVYYSLNGEAFKEIENLYDNSFGIKNLKEAKSNDCDDKICAV from the coding sequence ATGACAAAGGATGAGTTGGTACTCAAAAATTTTTTCAAACTGCTTGGCGACGAAAGCAAATTCAAAATCGTTTCCGAATTAAAAAACGGAGAAAAATGCGTATGCGTTATTTATAACGAACTTGGTATGGAACAGACATTAGTTTCGCATCATTTATCTGCATTAAAAAAGGCGGGGTTAATTAACGGAAGGAAAGCAGGGAAGTGGGTTTATTATTCTCTTAACGGGGAAGCATTTAAAGAAATCGAAAACCTTTATGATAATTCATTTGGAATTAAAAATTTAAAAGAAGCTAAAAGCAATGATTGCGATGACAAAATATGCGCTGTTTAA
- a CDS encoding type 1 glutamine amidotransferase, giving the protein MAKLLKALIISADDFEDTELLVPYYRLKEEGVQIDIAGVKKGRIKGKHGYEVEANKALGEINPDDYDMLILPGGKAPETVRKDKDAVRIAKSFFEKEKPVAAICHGPQTLITAGLLKGRQATSYKTVAPELKEAGALYIDKDVVVDGNLVTSRQPSDLPAFLKETIKKLNEIKNPL; this is encoded by the coding sequence GTGGCAAAATTATTAAAAGCGTTAATCATTAGCGCGGACGATTTTGAAGATACCGAACTTTTGGTTCCGTATTACCGTTTAAAGGAGGAAGGCGTCCAAATCGATATTGCGGGGGTGAAAAAGGGCAGGATAAAAGGCAAGCACGGATACGAGGTAGAGGCGAACAAAGCTCTTGGCGAAATAAACCCCGACGATTACGATATGCTTATACTTCCCGGAGGGAAAGCTCCCGAAACCGTCAGAAAGGATAAAGACGCCGTTAGAATCGCCAAATCTTTTTTTGAAAAGGAAAAACCTGTTGCCGCAATATGCCACGGACCGCAGACCTTAATTACGGCAGGACTTTTAAAAGGCAGACAAGCGACATCCTACAAGACTGTTGCCCCCGAGCTTAAAGAAGCAGGCGCTTTATATATCGATAAAGATGTCGTGGTTGACGGCAACCTTGTAACATCGAGGCAGCCGTCCGATCTCCCCGCTTTTTTAAAGGAAACTATAAAAAAATTAAATGAAATCAAAAACCCTCTTTAA